The Fimbriimonadaceae bacterium genome has a segment encoding these proteins:
- a CDS encoding LmeA family phospholipid-binding protein, producing the protein MAGPLVLGILFVTGTLFGDQQIHRFQRLAALDVASRLEGQDKAVKVEVGLNGLAGIWGDLEFAEITASDFVIQGLPLFTEPDRSKSGRIGTLGLRLSDFTLRKLHVHRLDADIPDCRYDFGLARDKHRLRLSRSGTGTGSVTIKEADLARFIMAKFPEITDCTVRADKGVVWVEGHGRFLLVTTDFTCIAKLGVVDGTKIVLQDAKVYFDWNRVDGPARDAVLKLLTPVVDLDRDLGLFDAVTVDKVDCRDGKLVASGRTKIPQRPTPPVSIPRS; encoded by the coding sequence ATGGCCGGCCCCCTTGTCCTGGGAATCTTGTTCGTCACCGGCACACTGTTTGGCGACCAGCAAATCCACCGGTTCCAGAGGCTTGCGGCATTGGACGTTGCCTCCAGGCTTGAGGGCCAGGACAAGGCGGTGAAGGTCGAGGTCGGTCTCAACGGACTCGCCGGCATATGGGGCGACTTAGAGTTCGCCGAAATCACCGCCTCAGACTTCGTCATCCAAGGACTCCCGCTCTTCACCGAGCCAGACCGGTCGAAGAGTGGCCGGATCGGAACCCTAGGCCTCCGCCTCAGCGACTTCACCCTCCGCAAGCTCCACGTGCACAGACTGGACGCTGACATCCCCGACTGCCGCTACGACTTTGGGCTCGCCCGGGACAAGCACCGACTCCGCTTGAGCAGGTCGGGGACAGGAACCGGCTCGGTCACGATCAAGGAGGCAGACCTCGCACGGTTCATCATGGCCAAGTTCCCCGAGATCACCGACTGCACGGTCCGGGCCGACAAGGGCGTGGTCTGGGTGGAGGGCCACGGTCGCTTCCTCCTCGTGACGACCGACTTCACCTGCATCGCCAAGCTGGGTGTCGTAGACGGGACCAAGATCGTGCTCCAGGACGCCAAGGTCTATTTCGACTGGAACCGGGTGGACGGACCCGCCCGCGACGCCGTCCTCAAACTCCTGACGCCGGTGGTCGACCTTGACCGAGACCTCGGACTCTTTGACGCCGTGACCGTCGACAAAGTGGACTGCCGGGACGGGAAGCTGGTCGCCTCAGGAAGGACCAAGATCCCCCAGCGCCCTACTCCGCCGGTTTCAATTCCACGGTCATGA
- a CDS encoding GNAT family N-acetyltransferase, with product MRFDRDYSESLVLRDGTPCVVRMVRPEDRHVLREGMAHYSSDSLYWRFMSVKNSLTEAELDYLTQVDGYDHFALVAGQNTPDGPVGFAVARFVRVPGSPDDADFALFVGDPYQGIGLGKAMMDRLVAAAKERGVKVLVGEMFAQNSRMFGLAKGLGLPVEWQVVGPVATCRITVV from the coding sequence ATGCGGTTTGACCGCGACTACTCCGAGTCCCTTGTCTTGCGGGACGGCACCCCGTGCGTTGTCCGCATGGTCCGTCCCGAGGACCGACATGTCCTGCGCGAAGGCATGGCCCATTACTCGTCCGACAGCCTGTACTGGCGGTTCATGAGCGTCAAGAACAGCCTCACCGAAGCCGAATTGGACTACCTGACCCAGGTAGACGGCTACGACCATTTCGCCTTGGTCGCGGGACAGAACACCCCAGACGGTCCGGTCGGTTTCGCCGTCGCCCGTTTTGTCCGTGTTCCTGGGAGCCCAGATGACGCCGACTTTGCCCTCTTTGTCGGAGACCCTTACCAGGGGATCGGCCTCGGCAAGGCGATGATGGACCGTCTTGTGGCCGCGGCGAAGGAGCGTGGGGTCAAAGTGCTTGTCGGTGAGATGTTCGCCCAGAACTCGCGGATGTTCGGGCTAGCTAAGGGCCTCGGCCTGCCCGTCGAATGGCAGGTCGTCGGACCCGTCGCGACCTGCCGGATCACCGTCGTCTGA
- a CDS encoding glutamate mutase L, whose translation MSEDIKRIVATDCGSTTTKAILIERNKDGDYRLVARGEAPTTVERPFEDVTVGVLNSMAELEEITEAEVPEGFEKGRRSLVKDGHVWRLTKEGCRTEERKNPLEASDLYVSTSSAGGGLQMMVAGVVKEMSAESAERAALGAGAILMDTLAVNDGRKDFQRVERLRQLRPDIILMSGGTDGGTKSHLVDMAEVIRRADPRPRFGDMKLPIIFAGNTQAREEVREVLGEHIALKVVDNIRPTMDSENLGPARDEIHELFLEHVMQQAPGYSKLLDWASEEVMATPNAVGKLMLSYAQQEGINILGVDIGGATTDVFSVFQETYNRTVSANLGMSYSICNVLKEAGTENIARWLPFEIDPYETRNRLRNKMIRPTTIPQTYEDLLIEHAVSREALRLAFLHHKSLARSLKGVQQQRDMGQIFEQKTTGETLIKMMDLDMVIGSGGVLSHAPRRAQSALMMLDAYEPEGITMLTVDSIFMMPHLGVLSEHFFEAARQVFEYDCIVKCGHCVAPVGAGKPGETMVTVTGSGVNETVTVGQLKVIPLGRGEFLDATVTPAANFDVGAGKGKSVSVKLEGGTVGVMIDGRGRPFKLPEDNATRIAKLREWLGAMGLPLPS comes from the coding sequence ATGTCGGAAGACATCAAGCGTATCGTCGCCACTGACTGCGGCTCGACAACTACCAAAGCCATCTTGATCGAGCGCAACAAGGACGGCGATTACCGCCTGGTCGCCCGTGGTGAAGCGCCCACCACCGTCGAGCGACCGTTCGAAGATGTCACCGTCGGCGTCCTCAACTCGATGGCCGAACTCGAAGAGATCACCGAGGCCGAGGTGCCCGAGGGCTTTGAGAAGGGTCGTCGGTCACTCGTCAAGGACGGTCATGTCTGGCGGCTGACCAAGGAAGGCTGTCGGACAGAGGAGCGCAAAAACCCGCTTGAGGCCAGCGACCTTTACGTCAGCACCAGCTCGGCCGGCGGCGGCCTCCAGATGATGGTCGCCGGGGTCGTCAAGGAGATGTCCGCGGAAAGCGCCGAACGGGCCGCCCTCGGTGCCGGGGCGATCCTCATGGACACCCTCGCCGTCAATGACGGCCGCAAGGACTTCCAACGGGTCGAGAGGCTGCGCCAGCTCCGGCCCGACATCATCCTCATGTCCGGCGGTACCGACGGCGGCACCAAGTCGCACTTGGTCGACATGGCGGAGGTGATCCGGCGCGCCGACCCCCGACCGCGGTTCGGGGACATGAAGTTGCCGATCATCTTTGCCGGAAACACCCAAGCCCGCGAGGAAGTCCGCGAGGTCTTGGGCGAGCACATCGCCCTCAAGGTCGTCGACAACATCCGGCCGACCATGGACAGCGAAAACCTTGGCCCGGCCCGCGACGAGATCCACGAGCTCTTCCTGGAGCACGTCATGCAGCAGGCCCCGGGCTACTCCAAGCTGCTCGACTGGGCCAGCGAAGAGGTCATGGCGACGCCGAACGCGGTCGGCAAGCTCATGCTCAGCTATGCCCAACAGGAGGGCATCAACATCCTCGGCGTCGACATTGGTGGCGCGACCACCGACGTGTTCAGCGTCTTCCAAGAGACTTACAACCGCACCGTTTCGGCCAACTTAGGCATGAGCTACTCGATCTGCAACGTGCTCAAAGAGGCGGGGACGGAGAACATCGCCCGCTGGTTGCCGTTTGAGATCGACCCCTACGAGACGCGCAACCGCCTGCGGAACAAGATGATCCGCCCGACGACCATCCCCCAGACCTACGAAGACCTGTTGATCGAGCACGCCGTTTCGCGAGAGGCCCTGCGCCTTGCCTTCTTGCACCACAAGTCGCTGGCCCGGTCGCTCAAGGGCGTCCAACAACAGCGCGACATGGGGCAGATCTTTGAGCAAAAGACCACCGGCGAGACGCTCATCAAGATGATGGACCTCGACATGGTCATCGGCTCTGGGGGCGTCCTTTCCCATGCCCCGAGACGGGCCCAATCGGCCCTCATGATGCTCGACGCCTACGAACCTGAGGGCATCACGATGCTCACGGTGGACTCGATCTTCATGATGCCGCACCTGGGTGTGCTCAGCGAGCACTTCTTCGAGGCGGCGCGACAGGTGTTCGAGTACGACTGTATCGTGAAGTGCGGCCACTGCGTCGCCCCCGTCGGCGCAGGAAAGCCGGGTGAGACGATGGTGACGGTCACCGGCTCCGGAGTGAACGAGACCGTCACGGTCGGGCAGCTCAAGGTCATTCCGCTTGGTCGAGGTGAGTTCCTCGACGCGACGGTCACCCCGGCGGCGAACTTTGACGTCGGCGCCGGTAAGGGCAAATCTGTGTCCGTCAAGCTGGAGGGCGGCACAGTGGGTGTCATGATCGACGGCCGGGGACGTCCGTTCAAGTTGCCCGAGGACAACGCCACGAGGATCGCCAAGTTACGAGAATGGCTTGGCGCAATGGGCTTGCCGTTGCCGTCCTAG
- the msrA gene encoding peptide-methionine (S)-S-oxide reductase MsrA, with protein sequence MKQIFLATLGLVLLGCVPAALSLDDGEAMRKTVGGKVVLTPTKFKAKSAKRETAMFAGGCFWGLEYRFRAVPGVTGTAVGYAGGHTASPTYRQVCDHTTGHAESVLVEFDPASVSYRKLADLFFTEFHNPTTKDRQGPDVGDSYRSVLFYADNQQKSEAEAARAAAQKGLADPIVTEFVKAPQFWPAEEYHQDYISRTGHFLCPIEPPKKKGGG encoded by the coding sequence ATGAAGCAGATCTTCCTGGCCACGCTGGGCCTCGTGCTTTTGGGTTGTGTGCCCGCCGCCTTGAGCCTTGACGACGGTGAGGCGATGCGCAAGACCGTCGGTGGCAAGGTCGTGTTGACGCCGACGAAGTTCAAGGCGAAGAGTGCCAAGCGCGAAACGGCCATGTTCGCCGGAGGGTGCTTCTGGGGCCTGGAGTATCGGTTCCGCGCGGTGCCGGGGGTGACCGGGACGGCGGTCGGCTACGCCGGCGGGCACACCGCCTCGCCGACTTACCGTCAAGTGTGCGACCACACGACCGGCCACGCCGAGTCCGTGTTGGTCGAGTTCGACCCCGCATCCGTCAGCTACCGGAAACTGGCCGACCTCTTCTTCACCGAGTTCCACAACCCGACGACCAAGGACCGCCAGGGCCCCGACGTGGGCGACAGCTACCGGAGCGTGCTCTTCTACGCCGACAACCAGCAAAAATCCGAAGCTGAGGCCGCACGGGCGGCGGCCCAGAAGGGCTTGGCCGACCCCATCGTCACCGAGTTCGTCAAGGCGCCCCAGTTTTGGCCGGCCGAGGAGTACCACCAAGACTACATCAGCCGGACGGGACACTTCCTGTGCCCGATCGAACCGCCCAAGAAGAAAGGCGGCGGCTGA
- a CDS encoding dihydroorotase has translation MSDRFDLVLRGGTVVSPTAVFPADVGVVGDMVAALGSLSTADAAEVVDVSGLHIVPGAVDTQVHFREPGLEHKEDLESGTRAAVAGGVTTVFEMPNTAPLTVSSEALQDKLSRAKGRAWCGHAFFVGATGSNLRELADLEMLPGSPGIKMFMGSSTGPLLVEGDAGVRKVLQNGHRTVAVHAEDEPRLRHLKSTLSPTHPREHPVLRDAEAARLATSRLVRLCAETGRPVHILHVSTADELGLIRDAKLAGLPVTCEVTPQHILLGEEDYDTLGSFVQMNPPVRGGRHRTAVLDAVRKGLFDVFGSDHAPHTREEKAQPYPKSPSGMPGVQTLAPLVYDLAAQGVVTYTSAVRMLSQRPAEIYGLARQGRVDTGFAADIAVFDFSADFEITETWLGSKCGWSPFTGRRLRARPVHTLVGGRFAVRDGALAEPGLGRPSRFTWKADAV, from the coding sequence ATGTCCGACCGGTTCGACCTGGTGCTCCGAGGCGGGACCGTGGTGTCGCCGACCGCCGTTTTCCCTGCCGACGTCGGTGTCGTGGGCGACATGGTGGCCGCCCTCGGGTCCTTGTCGACGGCGGACGCCGCCGAAGTCGTCGATGTCAGCGGCCTTCACATCGTCCCCGGCGCGGTGGACACCCAAGTGCACTTCCGCGAGCCTGGGCTGGAGCACAAGGAAGACCTCGAAAGCGGCACCCGGGCGGCAGTGGCCGGGGGCGTCACCACCGTTTTCGAGATGCCGAACACCGCGCCGTTGACGGTCTCCTCGGAGGCCCTCCAAGACAAACTGTCCCGGGCGAAGGGCAGGGCCTGGTGCGGACACGCTTTCTTTGTCGGGGCGACGGGTAGCAACTTGCGGGAGTTGGCCGACTTGGAGATGCTTCCCGGATCTCCCGGGATCAAGATGTTCATGGGCAGTTCCACCGGCCCGCTCTTGGTCGAGGGTGACGCGGGAGTCCGGAAAGTCCTCCAGAACGGGCACCGCACCGTCGCGGTCCATGCCGAGGACGAGCCAAGGCTCCGGCACCTTAAGTCCACATTGAGTCCGACCCACCCGCGCGAGCATCCTGTCCTTCGCGACGCCGAGGCGGCCCGGCTGGCCACCTCACGCCTCGTCCGGCTCTGCGCCGAGACAGGACGGCCCGTCCACATCCTCCACGTCTCGACCGCCGATGAACTCGGCCTCATCCGGGACGCCAAGCTGGCGGGCTTACCCGTGACTTGCGAGGTCACACCGCAGCACATCTTGCTTGGCGAAGAGGACTATGACACGCTGGGGTCGTTCGTCCAAATGAACCCGCCCGTCCGGGGAGGCCGTCACCGGACGGCGGTCCTCGACGCAGTCCGGAAGGGCTTGTTCGACGTCTTCGGCAGCGACCACGCACCGCACACCCGTGAGGAGAAGGCCCAGCCCTACCCAAAGAGCCCGAGCGGCATGCCTGGGGTCCAAACGCTGGCCCCGCTTGTCTACGACCTGGCGGCCCAAGGCGTCGTCACTTACACCAGCGCGGTCCGGATGTTGTCCCAGCGACCGGCAGAGATCTATGGCCTGGCCCGGCAAGGCAGGGTGGACACCGGGTTCGCCGCCGACATCGCCGTCTTTGACTTCTCGGCCGACTTCGAAATCACCGAAACATGGCTGGGAAGCAAGTGCGGTTGGTCACCGTTCACCGGCCGGCGGCTGAGGGCGCGGCCCGTGCACACCTTGGTCGGGGGTCGGTTCGCCGTTCGGGACGGGGCTTTGGCCGAACCGGGCCTCGGCCGACCGTCCCGCTTCACGTGGAAAGCAGATGCGGTTTGA
- a CDS encoding transglutaminase domain-containing protein, translating to MIIAVLSLATLVVEPWHLETTAGPRFRVVDEVTRDSKEPVTAWEAVAARPPDLDEQRTTKHELYVDGRLVARPDAVEDSPAHVPVMAAVFTREETGHGDPVSVSAVYEGQMYRVRLVPGPSPKAVPQLSEKERSLCLAETKDIDFRSAAVQQYIEKNGLRRGKDEGVVDFGRRVYRNVRQSMKYKVDAPFDGRPCSDDLKTMVGHCGNYSRLAVAVFRANGIPARVQFGHWLTKSGTFEGGQPHTRAHFWAPGVGWVLCDTSIAVRPGGWKPERDLDIGFGSTRTDFLAYHVHGWLQVPTRHWGPQLQTHLQGIYLPALGGTWEHATYRHVMTVELKPAE from the coding sequence TTGATCATCGCAGTCTTGTCCCTGGCGACGCTAGTCGTCGAGCCGTGGCACCTGGAGACGACGGCGGGCCCCCGGTTCCGGGTGGTCGACGAGGTGACGCGGGATTCGAAAGAACCGGTCACCGCGTGGGAAGCCGTGGCGGCCCGTCCACCAGATCTGGACGAGCAGCGGACCACGAAGCACGAGCTCTACGTGGACGGCCGGTTGGTCGCGCGCCCCGACGCCGTCGAAGACTCTCCCGCCCACGTCCCGGTGATGGCCGCGGTGTTCACCCGCGAGGAGACCGGTCACGGGGACCCGGTGAGTGTCTCCGCGGTGTACGAGGGGCAGATGTACCGCGTGAGGCTGGTACCGGGCCCGTCGCCAAAGGCCGTGCCCCAGCTGTCGGAGAAGGAGCGTTCCCTATGCTTGGCGGAGACCAAGGACATCGATTTCCGGTCAGCGGCTGTCCAGCAGTACATCGAAAAGAACGGACTGCGCCGGGGCAAGGACGAGGGGGTGGTCGACTTTGGTCGTCGGGTCTACCGAAACGTGCGCCAATCCATGAAATACAAGGTCGACGCTCCCTTTGACGGGCGGCCCTGCTCCGACGACCTCAAGACCATGGTCGGCCACTGTGGAAACTACTCGCGCTTGGCTGTCGCGGTGTTCCGGGCCAACGGTATCCCCGCCCGGGTGCAGTTTGGCCACTGGCTTACTAAGTCGGGCACATTTGAGGGTGGCCAGCCGCACACCCGCGCCCACTTCTGGGCTCCTGGGGTCGGTTGGGTGCTATGCGACACATCGATCGCCGTCCGCCCGGGAGGCTGGAAGCCCGAACGTGACCTGGACATCGGTTTCGGGTCGACAAGGACAGACTTTCTCGCCTATCACGTCCACGGTTGGCTCCAGGTTCCGACCCGGCATTGGGGCCCTCAACTGCAGACGCACTTGCAGGGAATCTATCTGCCGGCTCTCGGCGGGACTTGGGAGCATGCGACGTACCGCCACGTCATGACCGTGGAATTGAAACCGGCGGAGTAG
- a CDS encoding glycosyltransferase family 2 protein, producing the protein MAEPDTPEVSILVPAKNEEATIAAVVERLLALPLRKQIVVIDDASTDRTVKVLEPYRDRITLVNNPDPGGKGKAIRAGLKHATGAVVVIQDADLEYLPEELPLVVCPIIEGNANVVYGSRFTQGMNKDMALPNKVVNILLAWLARLLYGQKITDEATCYKAFRRDLLERMNLECRRFEFCPEVTAKASRLGEKIREVPVTYHPRNVAEGKKIRWTDGVEAFWTLVRHRFTKF; encoded by the coding sequence ATGGCCGAGCCCGACACGCCCGAGGTCTCGATCTTGGTACCGGCCAAGAACGAAGAAGCGACGATTGCCGCGGTCGTGGAGCGATTGCTCGCCTTACCGCTCCGCAAGCAGATCGTCGTCATTGACGACGCCAGCACCGACCGTACGGTCAAGGTGCTTGAGCCCTACCGTGACCGGATCACCTTGGTCAACAACCCCGACCCGGGCGGCAAGGGCAAGGCGATCCGGGCCGGACTCAAGCACGCCACCGGCGCGGTCGTCGTGATCCAGGACGCCGATTTGGAGTACCTGCCGGAAGAACTCCCCTTGGTCGTCTGCCCGATCATCGAGGGCAACGCCAATGTCGTGTACGGCAGCCGTTTCACCCAGGGGATGAACAAGGACATGGCGCTGCCCAACAAGGTCGTCAACATCCTCCTCGCGTGGCTGGCCCGGTTGCTCTACGGCCAGAAGATCACCGACGAAGCGACCTGTTACAAGGCGTTTCGCCGCGACTTGCTTGAGCGAATGAACCTAGAGTGCCGCCGGTTTGAGTTTTGTCCCGAAGTCACTGCCAAGGCGAGCCGGCTCGGTGAGAAGATCAGGGAGGTGCCCGTCACCTACCATCCCCGAAACGTCGCCGAGGGGAAAAAGATCCGCTGGACGGACGGGGTCGAGGCGTTTTGGACGCTGGTCCGCCACCGGTTTACTAAGTTTTGA
- a CDS encoding phosphotransferase, whose protein sequence is MTQDALLSSLTKAYGWKCCRFVCVLRGGEWNDVWRVQADGKDYVVRWAPPAADEVALEGSHQLMSLASRQVSGVFPPIPNTLGRTVTDLGGRLVAVLPYVHGWKGERGKVNAEAAGAWLGCLHRCAVSLPTKALKDEFAVLTPYVASLQSRGIELEPLRRALESWLDELEGQPTGFIHGDYYPSNVILFDGQIAGVIDWDEATVGPLVWELGRAVWEFAGDAENRTFDGQVAHAFLEGYVRERGPMPSRRLLSMSMVQSRLWDALWDFQGMDRFDEKLEYHMRQIQLMSWIKTLEF, encoded by the coding sequence TTGACGCAAGACGCACTCTTGTCCTCACTCACCAAAGCATACGGCTGGAAGTGCTGCCGGTTCGTTTGCGTACTCCGCGGCGGGGAATGGAACGACGTCTGGAGGGTTCAGGCCGATGGAAAGGACTACGTCGTCCGATGGGCTCCACCCGCGGCGGACGAGGTAGCTCTCGAAGGTAGTCACCAGTTGATGAGCCTGGCGAGCCGTCAAGTCAGTGGTGTGTTTCCTCCCATACCCAACACTCTTGGGAGGACGGTCACGGACTTAGGAGGGCGTCTTGTCGCAGTCTTGCCATACGTCCATGGGTGGAAGGGTGAAAGAGGAAAGGTGAACGCCGAGGCAGCGGGGGCCTGGCTGGGTTGCCTGCACCGATGCGCCGTCAGTTTGCCGACTAAGGCACTCAAGGACGAGTTTGCCGTCTTAACCCCTTATGTTGCGAGTCTGCAGAGTCGTGGGATCGAACTAGAGCCCCTGCGTCGCGCATTGGAATCGTGGCTGGACGAACTCGAAGGCCAACCTACTGGATTCATCCATGGAGACTACTACCCGTCCAACGTCATCCTCTTCGATGGTCAGATAGCAGGTGTTATTGATTGGGACGAGGCGACGGTCGGCCCATTGGTCTGGGAGCTTGGGCGAGCCGTCTGGGAGTTTGCCGGGGACGCCGAAAACCGAACGTTTGACGGCCAAGTCGCACATGCCTTCTTGGAAGGCTACGTCAGGGAACGCGGTCCGATGCCATCACGTCGTCTCTTGTCAATGTCCATGGTTCAAAGTCGCCTTTGGGATGCCTTGTGGGATTTTCAGGGCATGGACCGGTTTGACGAGAAACTGGAGTACCACATGCGGCAGATCCAACTGATGAGTTGGATCAAGACGCTTGAGTTTTAG